The Candidatus Bathyarchaeota archaeon genome includes a region encoding these proteins:
- a CDS encoding mRNA surveillance protein pelota: MEIGVCQVLKILKTDLKKGEIKLLPENLDDLWHLYNVITENDEIYAKTTREVKPEGIGLRPTKGRRIPVFLRIRVKDVTFDRQTDRLRVKGIITETPEEVSAKGAYHTINIITGKPLTIIKKEWFEYQLKRLKRACETPVTPIVVAAINYGECCVAILRHYGFNIKTEIEVGLPGKLEAEKRAGVLVNFFHLAATSLLAARNETNGSIAIVGPGHVKNEFVKYLTENFPELAKHVVSVGSVSSAGVAGIYEALRCGILTHAAEHVRANEETRLVEEVFARLGSGGAVAFGFNDVEKAVEYGAVELLLVVDRLLREAQDEERRRLEDLMRTTEKRRGRVVIVSMEHEAGEKLWNIGGIAALLRFPLNAF, encoded by the coding sequence TTGGAAATTGGAGTGTGCCAAGTGCTGAAGATATTAAAAACCGACTTAAAAAAGGGTGAGATCAAATTACTTCCAGAAAACTTAGATGACTTATGGCATTTGTATAACGTTATCACGGAGAACGATGAAATTTATGCAAAAACAACGCGGGAAGTTAAACCTGAAGGAATTGGTCTCCGCCCAACGAAGGGCAGAAGGATTCCTGTTTTTCTTAGGATTAGAGTTAAAGATGTAACATTTGACCGCCAAACTGACAGACTCCGTGTTAAAGGCATAATTACTGAGACACCGGAAGAGGTGAGTGCGAAGGGCGCCTATCATACAATCAATATCATCACAGGAAAACCGCTTACCATTATAAAGAAAGAGTGGTTTGAATATCAACTTAAGAGACTTAAAAGGGCATGTGAAACCCCCGTCACTCCGATTGTTGTGGCAGCTATTAATTACGGAGAATGTTGCGTAGCCATACTCCGTCATTATGGCTTTAATATTAAAACGGAAATTGAAGTTGGACTTCCAGGGAAACTCGAGGCGGAAAAGCGGGCAGGGGTACTTGTTAATTTCTTCCATTTAGCTGCCACAAGTTTACTTGCTGCTCGAAATGAGACCAATGGATCAATTGCCATCGTCGGACCCGGTCATGTCAAAAATGAGTTCGTTAAATACTTAACAGAAAATTTTCCCGAACTGGCAAAACATGTTGTCAGCGTTGGAAGCGTAAGCAGTGCTGGTGTGGCAGGAATCTATGAAGCCTTGAGGTGCGGCATCCTGACACATGCGGCGGAACATGTTAGAGCTAACGAGGAAACTCGATTAGTCGAAGAAGTTTTCGCCCGACTTGGCTCGGGAGGTGCTGTTGCCTTTGGTTTTAATGATGTTGAAAAAGCAGTCGAATACGGAGCCGTGGAATTATTACTTGTCGTCGACAGGCTTCTCAGAGAAGCCCAAGATGAAGAACGACGAAGACTAGAAGATTTAATGCGGACAACAGAGAAACGGCGAGGCAGAGTGGTTATTGTAAGCATGGAACATGAAGCTGGCGAAAAGTTATGGAACATAGGAGGAATTGCAGCGCTACTTCGTTTTCCACTAAACGCATTCTAA
- the rimI gene encoding ribosomal protein S18-alanine N-acetyltransferase: MRTVSLKGNLVIRTIKTRDMPRIYEIERLSFKEPYPPAYLDDLASYASDTFLVVEENSQVLGYVIATIEANYLGHIISIAVHPEHRRKGLGKLLMKNIIDLLARKGVSTIRLEVRRGNVVAQRLYKKFGFNLAYVIGGYYSDGEDALVFLKNL; encoded by the coding sequence ATGAGAACAGTCTCTTTAAAGGGAAACTTAGTCATCCGCACAATTAAAACTAGGGATATGCCAAGGATATACGAAATTGAGCGGTTATCATTTAAGGAGCCTTATCCTCCAGCCTATCTTGATGACCTCGCATCTTATGCCTCTGACACATTTCTCGTGGTTGAAGAAAACAGCCAAGTGTTAGGTTACGTAATAGCAACAATTGAGGCTAATTATTTAGGGCACATTATCTCCATAGCAGTTCATCCTGAACATAGAAGAAAAGGTCTTGGAAAACTATTGATGAAGAACATTATTGATCTTCTTGCTCGAAAAGGCGTTTCAACTATTCGTCTTGAAGTTAGGAGGGGTAATGTTGTTGCACAGAGATTATACAAAAAATTCGGGTTTAACTTGGCATATGTTATAGGAGGCTATTACAGTGATGGAGAGGATGCATTAGTATTTTTAAAAAATCTATAG